The Halapricum desulfuricans genome includes a region encoding these proteins:
- a CDS encoding FG-GAP repeat protein, with amino-acid sequence MTRTKPETGIQSKTQRPSQISKFAADDGESLDFFGRSVAVSSDGTTALIGAYHDDDPNGEDAGSAYVFKL; translated from the coding sequence GTGACAAGAACAAAACCAGAGACCGGCATCCAATCGAAGACGCAACGTCCGTCACAGATCAGCAAATTCGCTGCCGATGACGGTGAGAGCCTTGACTTCTTCGGCAGGTCCGTGGCAGTGTCGAGTGACGGGACCACTGCTCTCATTGGGGCTTACCACGACGATGATCCCAACGGCGAAGATGCGGGATCGGCATACGTATTCAAACTGTAG
- a CDS encoding FKBP-type peptidyl-prolyl cis-trans isomerase — protein MTIATGDSVTIEYTGRLDDGSVFDTSREEVAEEAGLAETQPDREYTPLTFEVGSGQVIEGLEDALSGMEQSDDFTVEIPPEEAYGEWSEERVREYDRAELSEMLGGKTPEEGAYIETQEGELAEITAVEDDVVRVDFNPGLAGETLQFDIEVVDVN, from the coding sequence ATGACGATTGCAACTGGCGATTCTGTGACGATTGAGTATACTGGACGATTGGACGACGGATCTGTCTTCGACACATCACGTGAGGAAGTCGCTGAAGAAGCGGGCTTGGCCGAGACGCAACCCGACCGTGAATACACTCCGCTAACGTTCGAAGTCGGATCAGGGCAGGTTATCGAAGGACTCGAAGACGCACTGAGTGGGATGGAACAGAGCGACGACTTCACTGTCGAAATCCCTCCCGAAGAAGCCTACGGTGAATGGAGTGAGGAGCGTGTCCGAGAATACGATCGCGCTGAACTCAGTGAGATGCTCGGCGGTAAAACCCCAGAGGAAGGTGCGTACATTGAAACCCAAGAGGGCGAGCTCGCCGAAATAACCGCTGTCGAAGACGACGTAGTCCGCGTTGATTTCAATCCAGGGCTCGCTGGTGAAACGCTCCAATTCGATATCGAAGTTGTCGACGTCAACTGA
- a CDS encoding DUF7437 domain-containing protein, whose product MSKAAGDPERAVNGLLSVAQLLEELRLARLYTFVLREGEVTIDDIVEELELPRTTAYSDAGTLVELGVLTRDEEQKTHTYSAVPITLTANLDGDEYTITPTLIEAFGRSARDQDLNLLIERYGLGKLAAAITYAVPYAEGEMSERVAARELDLQHAFAIAVLQALRDVVIDMKTVDPYFEEIRNAREQPPTTED is encoded by the coding sequence ATGTCGAAGGCTGCTGGAGATCCCGAGCGCGCCGTCAATGGCCTGCTATCAGTGGCACAGCTGCTGGAGGAACTGCGGCTGGCGCGACTCTACACGTTCGTTCTCCGAGAAGGAGAAGTCACCATCGACGACATCGTCGAGGAATTGGAGCTGCCGCGGACGACAGCGTACTCGGATGCCGGCACGCTCGTCGAACTCGGGGTGTTGACCCGGGATGAAGAACAAAAGACGCACACGTATTCGGCAGTCCCGATTACGCTCACCGCGAATCTCGACGGAGACGAGTACACGATCACGCCGACGCTCATCGAAGCGTTCGGCCGGTCGGCTCGGGACCAAGATCTCAATCTCTTGATCGAAAGATATGGACTCGGAAAGCTCGCAGCAGCGATCACGTATGCCGTCCCATACGCGGAAGGTGAGATGTCAGAACGGGTTGCGGCCCGAGAGCTTGATCTCCAGCACGCGTTCGCAATTGCCGTGCTACAGGCGTTGCGAGACGTCGTCATTGATATGAAGACGGTCGATCCATATTTCGAGGAGATCCGGAACGCCCGTGAGCAGCCGCCAACAACAGAGGACTGA
- a CDS encoding vWA domain-containing protein, whose amino-acid sequence MGDETTQTLLIPAAADCDIHGLQTGRRYEIAEARYCVPTAAADPSDERCPNCGAQLRHAVAIDAAPAPLRQAATELKIDEPFFIATEQTRLVPTDWEKVDDWQPMDRDDRTRHTAPDYVCDNCEEVFDDRDLHLPTDAESAPVMQSVNQSPMASSSDTMGLATGGAKDATNFRENIEQGFTPQPGAISTEGLFYDYYFETGGRRAETDALFAPRYAAGVSKHPVTAETEHVLSVGLDSTLSTDDFERPRLDLVAVVDVSGSMDSPFDEYYYDEHGRQREVETTSERKIDAATRALCALTEQLDDEDRLGVVLYNNRAHVAKPLRDVGSTDMHAIREHIREVSAGGGTNMEDGFMAAWDLLQDAPAEPDTERRVVFMTDMMPNMGSTGETRLRELFADAAADGIHTTFLGIGLDENADLADAVSDVRGANHYFVHSVEEFEQRLGEEFAYMVSPLVFDLQLELDAEGCEVADVHGAPGNDSTDQLIHVTTLFPSPKVDGETRGGVVLVELDVTDTDRAVDLVASWVERDGSHHSERVAVELPRNGRTFDHSGIRKATALARYASLLQAWAEDVHSRTNVSSGVDDWIDSGRPDEQERESVPLTVPEEYGRRFKTLRAYLVAEANALGDDTLSQEVEVLETLCAEAGIEIQPTVEQAGDWD is encoded by the coding sequence ATGGGCGACGAGACAACGCAGACGTTACTGATTCCAGCCGCTGCGGACTGCGACATCCACGGCCTCCAGACCGGACGCCGCTATGAGATCGCCGAGGCACGGTACTGCGTGCCGACAGCTGCTGCGGACCCGAGTGACGAACGGTGCCCGAACTGCGGCGCGCAACTGCGCCACGCCGTCGCAATAGACGCTGCACCGGCACCACTTCGACAGGCTGCCACGGAGTTGAAAATCGACGAGCCGTTTTTCATCGCGACCGAGCAGACGCGGCTCGTCCCGACTGACTGGGAGAAGGTTGACGACTGGCAGCCGATGGACCGAGACGACCGAACTCGACATACGGCGCCGGACTATGTCTGCGACAACTGTGAGGAGGTCTTCGACGACCGCGACCTGCATCTCCCGACCGACGCGGAGAGCGCCCCTGTTATGCAGAGTGTCAATCAGTCGCCGATGGCGTCGTCGTCGGACACGATGGGGCTTGCGACTGGCGGTGCGAAGGACGCGACGAACTTCCGAGAGAATATCGAGCAGGGATTCACGCCCCAGCCTGGCGCGATCAGCACAGAAGGGTTGTTCTACGACTACTATTTCGAGACGGGCGGCCGCCGCGCCGAGACGGACGCGCTGTTCGCGCCGCGGTACGCTGCCGGCGTCTCGAAACATCCCGTCACCGCCGAGACCGAACACGTCCTCAGCGTCGGGCTAGACTCGACGCTGTCGACTGATGACTTCGAGCGGCCGCGCCTCGATCTGGTGGCAGTGGTGGACGTCTCGGGGTCTATGGATTCGCCGTTCGATGAGTACTACTACGACGAACATGGTCGCCAGCGCGAGGTTGAGACGACAAGCGAGCGGAAGATCGACGCCGCCACCCGCGCGCTGTGTGCGCTTACAGAGCAGTTAGACGACGAGGACCGACTCGGCGTCGTCCTGTACAACAACCGCGCCCATGTTGCCAAGCCGTTGCGAGACGTCGGCTCGACAGATATGCACGCGATTCGGGAACATATCCGTGAGGTGTCTGCTGGCGGCGGGACGAATATGGAGGACGGCTTCATGGCGGCGTGGGATCTCCTCCAGGACGCACCGGCCGAACCCGACACCGAGCGCCGCGTCGTGTTCATGACCGATATGATGCCGAATATGGGCAGCACCGGTGAGACGCGGCTCCGTGAGCTGTTCGCGGACGCTGCTGCTGATGGGATCCACACGACGTTTCTCGGGATCGGGCTCGACGAGAACGCCGATCTTGCTGACGCCGTCTCAGACGTCCGTGGTGCGAACCACTACTTTGTCCACTCCGTCGAGGAGTTCGAGCAACGCCTTGGCGAGGAGTTCGCGTATATGGTGTCACCGCTGGTGTTCGATCTCCAGCTGGAACTCGACGCGGAGGGCTGTGAGGTCGCCGATGTCCATGGCGCCCCCGGCAACGACAGCACTGACCAGCTGATTCACGTGACGACGCTGTTCCCCTCGCCCAAGGTCGACGGCGAGACCCGCGGCGGGGTCGTCCTGGTCGAACTCGACGTGACCGATACGGACCGCGCGGTCGATCTGGTCGCATCGTGGGTTGAGCGCGACGGCAGTCATCACTCCGAGCGCGTCGCCGTCGAACTCCCACGGAATGGGCGCACGTTCGATCACAGTGGCATCCGGAAAGCCACCGCGCTCGCCCGGTACGCGAGTCTGCTTCAAGCGTGGGCCGAGGACGTCCACTCGCGCACGAACGTGTCGTCAGGTGTTGATGACTGGATCGACTCCGGGAGGCCAGATGAACAGGAACGCGAGTCGGTACCGCTGACAGTCCCAGAAGAGTACGGCCGCCGGTTCAAGACGCTACGGGCGTACCTGGTTGCGGAAGCCAACGCACTCGGTGACGACACGCTGAGCCAGGAGGTTGAGGTGCTTGAGACGCTGTGCGCCGAGGCTGGCATCGAGATACAGCCGACGGTTGAGCAGGCAGGTGATTGGGACTGA
- a CDS encoding HEAT repeat domain-containing protein has protein sequence MLVFAFDRDWTVDVNPHPQYEAVPLEWVRYLAHKTDHAVYAIGNQDLAEEAAIPGVVDIVGRHPADWDDWLGDKQPDGRYESFPTRRERLTLIEALHPAADRYIVVDDLDLSDVEGWQHYHAWEFVPAVRDGHLDLAPPLTDDQVSDDDLATDGGLPTVAGIKPADADHLASFLDGYDDTPGFEITYEQDGDDVTRLCWDVTVVEDTAESEAPIVRCSSLIPKGESFTVPIGAIDVVHVVKLSPEAVTAQAETQPDAAAALRRLADAAPNQLQLSPVLTLLDQKALPPQQQRDALHALAALTTVRPDACSPAIPILRSLLQEDDPVAPHDALTTLHAIAEASPEDIAPALDDIEPYLDSERTPVQREAAGCLAGIATEYPADCIDAVPKLVDFLEEDDERRRYAVRALAKVAAESPETTASTAGHLAEIALEESASNEVRQLATAALGRTLRAPAAFTTEIFEDVVELYDTDNYKLRNNAIALTYEVADLHTDIVEEYIDDIAALLTDDDSQTRINASGTLARVAEDFPASVSHLTPMFVELLSDDNEQVRENACWALGRLEASEAKATLEERLQEEPSEAVRNRIAWALSEIDPV, from the coding sequence ATGCTGGTGTTCGCGTTCGATCGTGACTGGACCGTCGATGTCAACCCTCATCCGCAGTATGAGGCAGTCCCCCTAGAGTGGGTCCGCTACCTCGCACACAAAACCGACCACGCAGTCTACGCGATCGGGAATCAAGACCTCGCTGAAGAAGCGGCGATTCCCGGCGTCGTTGACATTGTCGGTCGCCACCCTGCCGACTGGGACGACTGGCTTGGCGACAAACAGCCGGACGGTCGGTATGAGTCGTTCCCGACGCGGCGGGAACGGTTGACGTTGATCGAAGCGTTGCACCCGGCGGCCGATCGCTATATCGTCGTTGACGACCTCGATTTGAGCGACGTCGAGGGCTGGCAGCACTACCACGCCTGGGAGTTTGTCCCGGCAGTCCGTGATGGGCACCTCGACCTCGCGCCCCCGTTGACGGATGATCAAGTGAGTGATGACGATCTGGCCACTGATGGCGGGCTGCCCACGGTAGCGGGGATCAAGCCCGCGGACGCCGACCACCTCGCGTCGTTCCTCGATGGGTACGACGACACGCCCGGATTCGAAATTACCTACGAACAGGACGGCGACGATGTGACGCGACTGTGCTGGGACGTTACTGTAGTCGAGGACACAGCAGAGAGTGAGGCACCGATCGTTCGCTGCTCGTCACTCATCCCCAAGGGGGAGTCGTTCACTGTGCCCATCGGTGCAATCGATGTCGTCCACGTTGTCAAACTATCACCGGAAGCGGTCACCGCACAAGCCGAGACACAACCCGACGCAGCAGCGGCGCTCCGCCGGCTTGCGGATGCAGCGCCGAACCAGCTGCAGCTTTCCCCCGTCTTGACACTACTGGATCAGAAAGCGTTGCCACCGCAACAGCAGCGAGACGCCCTCCACGCGCTGGCCGCCCTCACAACGGTTCGACCAGATGCGTGTTCGCCAGCGATTCCCATCTTGCGCTCCCTGCTTCAGGAAGATGACCCCGTCGCTCCTCACGACGCCTTGACGACACTGCACGCAATCGCAGAAGCCAGCCCTGAAGACATCGCCCCGGCGCTCGATGATATCGAACCGTATCTCGACTCAGAGCGTACGCCGGTTCAGCGCGAGGCAGCTGGCTGTCTTGCCGGGATTGCCACGGAGTACCCGGCCGACTGCATTGATGCGGTACCGAAGCTCGTCGATTTCCTCGAGGAGGATGACGAGAGGCGACGGTACGCTGTCCGTGCTCTTGCAAAGGTGGCTGCTGAATCCCCCGAGACGACTGCATCAACTGCCGGTCATCTCGCTGAGATCGCTCTTGAGGAATCAGCATCGAATGAGGTTCGACAACTCGCAACGGCAGCCCTTGGCCGCACTCTTAGGGCGCCTGCCGCATTTACGACTGAGATCTTCGAGGACGTCGTCGAGTTGTACGATACTGATAACTACAAACTCAGGAATAACGCTATCGCATTGACGTACGAGGTGGCAGACCTACACACCGATATCGTAGAGGAGTACATCGATGACATCGCAGCGTTGCTTACTGACGACGATTCTCAGACTCGTATCAACGCGAGTGGGACACTCGCACGTGTGGCTGAAGACTTCCCAGCGTCGGTCAGTCACTTGACCCCGATGTTCGTCGAATTGCTTTCGGACGACAACGAGCAGGTCCGAGAGAACGCCTGCTGGGCGCTGGGCCGTCTCGAGGCCTCGGAGGCGAAAGCGACACTCGAAGAGCGTCTCCAGGAGGAGCCAAGTGAAGCCGTTCGGAACCGGATTGCGTGGGCACTTTCAGAGATCGACCCAGTATGA
- a CDS encoding ADP-ribosylglycohydrolase family protein, translated as MIPTSQAEGCLLGLACGDALGRPVEFKSAVTIDTQYGTVDSMLGDGSHGQPPGTITDDTELALRIARSLVDSGGFDGADVAERFVSWYETGPFDIGLMTRDALARLQQGEPWEHAGQDVWESRPEGSNAGNGSVMRCAPYALAFTDDPQHLGRVSEQSSAITHADPRCKRGCAILNLTIAGLLHGEDEPLRRALETTYPGQSDAPELINAVEGLPDSVSASELNNGGYVVDALQAGLYYALDADSAEDAIVRAVNAGGDADTVGAITGAVAGARFGAESLPDAWLAAIEETDDLRDLAGELLELERTGSDAK; from the coding sequence ATGATCCCCACCTCGCAAGCGGAAGGCTGTCTCCTCGGGCTAGCCTGTGGCGACGCCCTTGGCCGGCCAGTCGAATTCAAATCCGCCGTCACGATCGATACACAGTATGGCACCGTTGACTCGATGCTCGGCGACGGCAGTCACGGGCAACCGCCCGGCACAATTACCGACGATACCGAACTCGCGCTTCGGATCGCTCGCAGTCTCGTCGACTCTGGCGGCTTTGACGGCGCTGACGTCGCAGAGCGGTTCGTGAGCTGGTACGAGACCGGCCCCTTCGATATTGGCTTGATGACTCGCGACGCCCTCGCTCGTCTCCAGCAGGGTGAACCGTGGGAACACGCCGGCCAAGACGTCTGGGAGTCACGACCGGAGGGCAGTAACGCCGGCAACGGGAGTGTGATGCGGTGTGCACCGTACGCGCTGGCCTTCACCGACGACCCGCAGCATCTCGGGCGCGTGAGCGAACAATCCTCAGCGATCACCCACGCGGATCCCCGCTGCAAGCGTGGCTGTGCCATCCTGAATCTCACTATCGCGGGTCTGCTTCACGGCGAGGACGAGCCGTTGCGACGCGCTCTTGAGACGACCTATCCCGGCCAGTCGGACGCACCGGAGCTCATCAACGCTGTCGAGGGACTGCCGGACAGCGTCTCGGCAAGCGAGCTCAACAACGGTGGATACGTCGTCGATGCGCTCCAGGCGGGGCTTTACTATGCACTTGACGCAGACAGTGCAGAAGACGCGATCGTCCGGGCGGTCAACGCTGGTGGCGACGCCGATACAGTCGGTGCGATCACCGGGGCTGTCGCCGGCGCTCGCTTTGGCGCGGAGTCACTTCCCGACGCGTGGCTGGCCGCGATCGAGGAAACCGACGACCTCCGCGACCTCGCGGGCGAATTGCTCGAACTGGAGCGTACTGGGAGTGATGCCAAGTGA
- a CDS encoding metallophosphoesterase family protein: MSDRPTRIGLLSDIHGNAIALEAVLEEIDDVDALVCAGDIVGYGPSPGQCIEMVRERSIPTVEGNHDRAVVNDQPYESGDQYASRTLSEERRSWLAALPRERLLFDGRLKVVHDHPEERNRYTRPAAFEPTLLDDEAVLVLGHTHVQHAEVFADGIVVNPGSVGQPRDRDPDAAYAVVNLDAMTVDLHRVSYDIEEVRRRIENTSIDSYNAERLARGR; this comes from the coding sequence GTGAGTGACCGCCCGACTCGTATCGGCCTCCTTTCAGATATCCACGGCAACGCCATCGCACTAGAAGCCGTCCTTGAAGAGATAGACGACGTGGATGCACTCGTCTGTGCCGGTGACATCGTCGGATATGGCCCATCGCCGGGGCAGTGCATCGAGATGGTTCGCGAGCGATCGATTCCAACGGTGGAGGGCAACCACGACCGGGCCGTTGTCAACGACCAGCCCTACGAATCAGGCGACCAGTACGCCAGCCGCACGCTGTCGGAGGAGCGGCGGTCGTGGCTAGCGGCGCTCCCGCGAGAGCGCCTGCTGTTCGATGGGCGACTGAAGGTCGTCCACGATCACCCCGAAGAGCGGAATCGGTACACACGACCCGCCGCGTTTGAACCGACGCTCCTCGACGACGAAGCCGTGCTTGTCCTCGGGCATACACACGTCCAGCATGCCGAAGTGTTTGCTGACGGGATCGTCGTCAATCCCGGTAGTGTCGGCCAGCCACGTGACAGGGACCCAGATGCTGCCTATGCGGTCGTCAATCTCGATGCGATGACTGTTGATCTGCATCGAGTTTCCTATGATATCGAGGAGGTACGGCGGCGGATCGAGAACACCAGCATCGACAGCTACAACGCTGAGCGACTGGCGAGGGGACGATAG
- a CDS encoding RNA-guided endonuclease InsQ/TnpB family protein, whose protein sequence is MESRRTAVIKLDTPEGANEYLRETVEQFNYCANTASEWCWHGDDGYHVTSKAKAEDALYGQLREDTELTANLVQKGIRQAVEAIKSGVERLKNGQDTSRPTFTADTAVYDKRSATFHRDHVSLSTVDGRIECDYILPKDDDTPPTKYVANENYEFRRATLHRRDGDWYLHASMLKEDDTDTTTGHRTVLGVDLGVNQLAVASTGRFWSADEFNHWKREYEKRRGDLQQCGTRAAHDAITGVERKEDGRFEIFLHRVANEIVAEAVEHDCSHIVFEDLTDIRENVPQASWHHLWAFRRLYEYVEYKAEEHGVEAVQVDPRNTSKRCSTCGFTHDDNRNGEDFECQDCGYQNHADYNAAKNIGLQYLRRRQNADVGGAPVDVRLNRGTLNVSGEYDLPAPSEA, encoded by the coding sequence GTGGAGTCCCGTCGAACTGCCGTCATCAAACTCGACACACCCGAAGGCGCGAATGAATATCTGCGGGAGACTGTCGAGCAATTCAACTACTGTGCCAACACCGCAAGCGAATGGTGCTGGCACGGCGACGACGGCTACCACGTTACATCGAAAGCAAAGGCCGAAGATGCGCTGTACGGCCAGCTACGCGAAGATACGGAGTTGACCGCGAATCTCGTCCAGAAAGGGATACGCCAAGCCGTCGAAGCCATCAAGAGCGGCGTCGAACGGCTCAAAAACGGCCAAGATACGTCTCGTCCGACGTTCACGGCGGATACCGCCGTCTACGACAAGCGAAGTGCCACGTTCCACCGCGACCACGTTTCGCTATCGACTGTGGACGGACGAATCGAGTGCGACTACATTCTCCCCAAGGACGACGACACACCGCCGACAAAGTACGTCGCCAACGAGAACTACGAGTTTCGGCGGGCGACACTCCATCGACGTGACGGCGACTGGTATCTCCATGCGTCGATGCTCAAAGAGGACGATACCGACACCACCACCGGGCACAGGACAGTCCTCGGTGTGGACCTCGGTGTGAACCAACTCGCGGTCGCTTCGACCGGGCGATTCTGGTCGGCAGACGAGTTCAACCACTGGAAGCGAGAGTACGAAAAACGGCGTGGCGACCTTCAGCAGTGTGGGACACGGGCGGCACACGACGCGATAACAGGCGTCGAGCGCAAGGAGGACGGACGCTTCGAGATATTCCTGCATCGTGTCGCCAACGAAATCGTAGCCGAAGCCGTCGAACACGACTGTTCGCACATCGTGTTCGAGGACCTGACCGACATTCGTGAGAACGTGCCACAGGCGTCGTGGCATCATCTGTGGGCGTTCCGCCGCCTCTACGAGTACGTCGAATACAAGGCTGAAGAACACGGTGTCGAAGCCGTTCAGGTAGACCCACGGAACACGTCGAAGCGGTGTTCGACTTGTGGGTTTACCCACGACGACAACCGCAACGGCGAGGACTTCGAGTGTCAGGACTGCGGCTACCAGAACCATGCCGACTACAACGCGGCGAAAAACATCGGCCTTCAGTATCTCCGGCGTCGGCAAAACGCAGACGTTGGAGGCGCACCCGTAGACGTGCGCTTGAATCGCGGGACGTTGAACGTGAGTGGAGAGTACGACCTTCCCGCCCCATCTGAGGCGTAG
- a CDS encoding HAD-IIA family hydrolase gives MTFAGAVVDLDGTVYHDGEPIDGALNGIDRLQSLPDGVLYVSNNPGHSSQQFVDRLTAIGIETQRDRILSSGIVTTEYLASAHSDANVFVVGSAGLREQLQAAGIRCCDDPTVADVFLASWTPEFAYDDLVSALRAFEQEIPFYGTDPDRTFPDGDGRPVPGSGSIIRAIAETTGREPDQIFGKPSDRMIDAITNRLAHPTDEYLLIGDRIDTDITLGERAEMTTVLVETGSNKDTTPNATVEPDFTVDSLGDIGSILDK, from the coding sequence ATGACATTCGCAGGCGCCGTCGTCGATCTCGACGGCACAGTTTATCACGATGGAGAACCCATCGACGGGGCCCTCAATGGGATCGATCGACTCCAATCACTCCCGGACGGCGTGTTATACGTCTCAAACAATCCTGGACACAGTTCACAGCAGTTTGTTGATCGCCTCACAGCGATTGGTATCGAAACCCAACGCGATCGTATTCTGTCCTCGGGCATTGTGACGACTGAGTATCTTGCCAGCGCTCACTCTGATGCGAACGTATTCGTCGTTGGCAGCGCCGGCCTCCGTGAACAGTTGCAGGCGGCAGGGATCCGATGCTGTGACGATCCGACAGTAGCTGATGTCTTTCTCGCGTCGTGGACGCCCGAGTTTGCCTACGACGATTTGGTGAGTGCCCTCAGGGCCTTCGAACAGGAGATTCCCTTCTATGGGACAGATCCCGACCGCACGTTCCCGGACGGCGACGGCCGACCCGTGCCCGGGTCGGGCTCTATTATCCGTGCAATCGCCGAGACAACCGGACGCGAACCCGACCAGATATTCGGGAAACCTTCCGATCGGATGATCGACGCGATCACGAACCGTCTTGCCCATCCCACTGACGAGTATCTCTTGATCGGCGATCGCATCGACACGGATATCACCCTCGGTGAGCGCGCTGAGATGACGACCGTCCTCGTCGAAACAGGCAGTAACAAAGACACGACTCCGAACGCAACTGTCGAACCCGATTTCACCGTCGATTCGCTGGGTGACATCGGGTCGATTCTCGATAAGTAG
- a CDS encoding YccF domain-containing protein has product MAQRSFWVRALWFVFVGWWATPIVVNTAWLLNVTVILLPIGIKLINLVPTVLTLAEPRSLSTPESARGQHSLAVRAIYFVLVGWWLSLLWANVASFLAITIVGIPIAIWMLNRLPYVTSLYRFHG; this is encoded by the coding sequence ATGGCACAACGCTCTTTCTGGGTTCGTGCGCTGTGGTTCGTGTTCGTCGGCTGGTGGGCAACGCCGATTGTCGTGAACACTGCGTGGCTACTCAACGTTACAGTTATCCTGCTCCCGATCGGGATCAAATTGATCAACCTCGTGCCGACGGTGCTCACTCTCGCTGAGCCGCGGTCGCTATCAACGCCTGAGTCGGCTCGGGGGCAACACTCGCTCGCCGTCCGGGCGATCTATTTCGTCCTCGTCGGATGGTGGTTGAGCCTGCTGTGGGCGAACGTGGCGTCGTTCCTCGCAATCACGATTGTGGGGATCCCGATCGCAATCTGGATGCTCAACCGCCTGCCATACGTCACGTCACTGTACCGGTTTCACGGGTGA
- a CDS encoding ATP-binding protein has translation MPEFVDRTEELARLRELYDSDDAELAVIFGRRRLGKTALVRESLQEYDDAVVYQAKQKTSELQLQQFIDAAAESHPGVTRIREDWDEILGYLAEQDAIIVLDEFPYLVAQDESLPSVLQAMFDHELDGSAATFVLVGSSISMMEDAALLGNSPLYGRSSVKLDIRQLPFDAAMEFFDDEYTAEEQVLMWGVFGGVPYYLEEVLPDATLAENILQTILSRHGTLHNEPDYVLRMELTEPTRYFSILEAIAGGSVSRNEIAGTTGIDYNQLSKYLNRLSRLRLVDQHVPITEQKERSKRSRYRIRDPFFRFWFHFVYGTGEEYDELGDDAYDALIEPELADFVSRSFEDLCCSALRTLYPDYTITNTGQWWYGEHEIDVVGLTAGETLIVGECKFQQAPLGYDALSNLQDHADELRWSPQDGGDRVVEYALFSRSGFNPSVEEAAAQRDDLRLFTVSDVVQALSADRS, from the coding sequence ATGCCCGAGTTCGTGGACCGGACGGAGGAGCTCGCCCGTCTCCGAGAACTCTATGACTCAGACGACGCTGAACTCGCGGTGATATTCGGACGTCGCCGCCTTGGAAAAACAGCGCTCGTCCGAGAATCGCTGCAAGAATACGATGACGCTGTCGTATACCAGGCAAAGCAGAAAACGAGTGAGTTGCAACTTCAGCAATTCATCGACGCTGCTGCAGAATCACACCCCGGAGTAACGCGGATTCGAGAAGATTGGGATGAGATTCTCGGGTATCTCGCTGAACAGGATGCGATCATTGTCTTGGACGAATTCCCTTATCTTGTGGCACAAGACGAGAGTCTCCCATCCGTGCTACAGGCAATGTTCGATCACGAGCTTGACGGGTCAGCTGCGACGTTTGTGCTTGTCGGGTCGTCAATCAGTATGATGGAAGACGCGGCATTACTCGGGAACAGCCCGCTCTACGGGCGTTCATCAGTAAAGCTCGATATCAGACAACTGCCGTTTGACGCCGCGATGGAGTTCTTCGACGATGAATATACTGCAGAGGAGCAGGTGCTTATGTGGGGCGTGTTCGGTGGGGTTCCGTACTATTTGGAAGAGGTTTTGCCGGATGCAACGCTTGCAGAGAATATTCTGCAGACGATTCTCTCCCGGCACGGGACGCTCCACAATGAGCCTGATTATGTCCTCCGAATGGAACTCACCGAGCCGACTCGGTACTTCTCAATTCTGGAAGCCATCGCTGGTGGGAGTGTCAGTCGGAACGAAATTGCTGGGACAACCGGCATCGACTACAACCAACTCTCGAAATACCTCAACCGACTGTCTCGATTGCGACTCGTGGATCAACACGTCCCAATCACGGAACAGAAAGAGCGGAGCAAGCGCAGTCGCTACCGAATTCGTGACCCGTTTTTTCGGTTCTGGTTCCACTTTGTTTACGGAACAGGTGAGGAGTACGACGAGTTAGGAGACGATGCTTACGACGCGTTGATCGAACCAGAACTGGCTGACTTCGTGAGCCGGTCGTTCGAAGACCTCTGCTGTTCTGCACTTCGAACGCTGTACCCAGATTACACGATTACGAACACTGGGCAATGGTGGTACGGTGAACATGAGATCGACGTTGTCGGCCTTACAGCTGGCGAGACGCTGATTGTTGGCGAGTGCAAGTTCCAGCAGGCACCACTCGGATATGATGCGCTATCGAACCTTCAAGATCACGCCGATGAACTTCGATGGTCGCCACAAGATGGGGGCGACCGTGTTGTAGAGTACGCGCTCTTCTCTCGAAGCGGTTTCAATCCGTCAGTCGAAGAGGCTGCCGCCCAACGAGATGATCTCCGTCTGTTCACCGTCAGTGACGTTGTGCAAGCCCTTTCAGCGGACAGGTCGTAG